The Anaerobaca lacustris genome has a window encoding:
- a CDS encoding sugar phosphate isomerase/epimerase family protein, producing the protein MSEQCISRRDVMGAAGLAAGALLASGRVCAVAGAQPSQTGGGSRFRYCLNTSTIRGQKLGLAREIDVTAEAGYDAIEPWVSSLQEHTRSGGTLRDIRKRIEDKGLTVESAISFARWIVDDDAVRAEAVEQVKREMDLLAQIGGKRIAAPPAGATGGAEIDLLKAAERYRALLELGDQTGVVPQVEVWGPSKNLHRLGQSMFVVIESGHPKACLLPDVYHTYKGGSDFHGFKTISSRTIQVFHLNDYPADPPRETIRDGDRVMPGDGIAPLTQILRDLRDNGSEAVLSLELFSQVYWDKDPLAVAREGLAKMKAAVQAAA; encoded by the coding sequence ATGAGCGAACAGTGCATTTCGCGTCGAGATGTCATGGGGGCCGCTGGTCTGGCGGCCGGTGCTTTGCTGGCGAGCGGCCGCGTCTGTGCCGTTGCGGGGGCGCAGCCGTCGCAGACCGGTGGCGGCAGCCGCTTTCGCTATTGTCTGAACACCAGCACGATTCGAGGTCAGAAGCTGGGCCTGGCCCGGGAGATCGACGTGACGGCCGAGGCGGGCTACGACGCGATCGAGCCGTGGGTATCGAGCCTTCAGGAGCATACGCGGTCCGGCGGCACGCTCCGCGACATCCGAAAGCGCATTGAAGACAAGGGCCTGACCGTCGAGAGCGCGATTTCCTTCGCGCGCTGGATCGTCGATGACGACGCCGTCCGAGCCGAGGCCGTCGAACAGGTCAAACGGGAGATGGACCTGCTCGCTCAGATCGGGGGCAAGCGGATCGCCGCTCCGCCGGCCGGGGCGACGGGCGGGGCCGAGATCGATCTGCTCAAGGCGGCCGAGCGCTATCGGGCGCTTCTGGAACTGGGCGACCAGACCGGCGTCGTGCCGCAAGTGGAGGTCTGGGGGCCTTCGAAGAACCTGCATCGGCTGGGCCAGTCGATGTTCGTTGTGATCGAGAGCGGTCACCCCAAGGCGTGTCTGCTGCCCGACGTGTACCACACCTACAAGGGCGGCTCGGACTTCCACGGGTTCAAGACGATCAGCAGCCGGACGATTCAGGTGTTCCATCTGAACGACTATCCGGCCGATCCGCCGCGCGAGACGATTCGCGACGGCGACCGCGTCATGCCCGGCGACGGCATTGCGCCCCTGACGCAGATCCTGCGCGATCTGCGCGACAACGGCAGCGAGGCGGTCCTGTCGCTGGAGCTGTTCAGCCAGGTGTACTGGGACAAAGACCCGCTCGCCGTCGCACGAGAGGGCCTGGCCAAAATGAAAGCCGCCGTACAGGCCGCCGCCTGA
- a CDS encoding phosphomannomutase/phosphoglucomutase encodes MDPQIFKAYDIRGIHPDQLNEEDAWKIGCATARFLPSLMTGYERGQAGANMICVGRDMRTHSEPLARALIEGIRSAGVGVVDIGMIDTPQMYFAINHLKTCGGVQVTASHNPAKYNGFKISGRGAVPIGGDTGLKDIQHLAMAMLHTKGNPTGSFREQDLGAEYKQHVLQFLRPGLKDKKIAVDASNGMAGKALPLLFGDSVVEIVEINFEHTGKFKHDPDPLKEKNLTQVRAMVKRQKCDFGLCFDGDADRMMLLDENGQTVSCDLLTALMVPYFLEKKPKSAVVYDLRSSRVVMEEIIKHGGTPRRERVGHAYMKKAMRDSHAVFGGELSGHFYYADNFCADSAAITMVHVLNVINDADKPISELIAPLRRYANSGEINFKVEDKETKMEELARRYGDGQIDRLDGVTVSFKEWWFNCRPSNTEPLLRLNVEARTQEILDEKLAEIEEQLGKRD; translated from the coding sequence ATGGATCCACAGATTTTCAAGGCGTATGACATCCGGGGCATTCACCCCGATCAGTTGAACGAAGAGGATGCGTGGAAGATCGGCTGCGCGACGGCGCGGTTCCTGCCGTCGCTGATGACCGGGTACGAGCGGGGCCAGGCGGGGGCCAACATGATCTGCGTCGGCCGGGACATGCGGACCCACAGCGAGCCCCTCGCCCGGGCGCTGATCGAGGGCATTCGCTCGGCGGGCGTCGGCGTGGTCGACATCGGGATGATCGATACCCCCCAGATGTATTTTGCCATCAACCACCTCAAGACGTGCGGGGGCGTGCAGGTGACCGCCTCGCACAATCCGGCCAAGTACAACGGGTTCAAGATCTCCGGCCGCGGCGCCGTCCCGATCGGCGGCGACACCGGGCTCAAGGACATCCAGCATCTGGCGATGGCCATGCTGCACACCAAGGGCAATCCCACCGGCTCGTTCCGAGAACAGGACCTGGGCGCCGAGTACAAGCAGCACGTGCTCCAGTTCCTGCGTCCGGGCCTGAAGGACAAGAAGATCGCCGTCGACGCCTCCAACGGGATGGCGGGCAAGGCCCTGCCGTTGCTCTTCGGTGATAGCGTGGTCGAGATCGTGGAGATCAATTTCGAGCATACGGGCAAGTTCAAACACGACCCGGACCCGCTGAAGGAGAAGAACCTCACCCAGGTCCGCGCGATGGTCAAGCGGCAGAAGTGCGACTTCGGCCTGTGCTTCGACGGGGACGCCGACCGCATGATGCTTCTCGACGAGAACGGCCAGACCGTCAGTTGCGATCTGCTGACGGCCTTGATGGTGCCGTACTTCCTGGAGAAGAAGCCGAAATCGGCGGTGGTCTACGACCTTCGCAGCAGCCGGGTCGTGATGGAGGAGATCATCAAGCACGGCGGAACGCCCCGGCGCGAGCGGGTCGGCCACGCCTACATGAAGAAGGCGATGCGCGATTCCCACGCCGTTTTCGGAGGCGAGCTGTCGGGCCACTTCTACTACGCCGACAATTTCTGCGCCGATTCGGCGGCCATCACGATGGTCCACGTGCTGAACGTGATCAACGACGCCGACAAGCCGATCAGCGAGCTGATCGCGCCGCTGCGTCGCTACGCCAACAGCGGGGAGATCAACTTCAAGGTCGAGGACAAAGAGACCAAGATGGAAGAACTGGCCCGTCGGTACGGGGACGGCCAGATCGACCGGCTCGACGGCGTGACGGTAAGCTTCAAAGAGTGGTGGTTCAACTGCCGGCCGAGCAACACCGAGCCCCTGCTGCGCCTGAACGTCGAGGCGCGGACGCAGGAGATACTGGACGAGAAGCTGGCGGAAATCGAGGAGCAGCTTGGCAAACGCGACTGA
- a CDS encoding LamG-like jellyroll fold domain-containing protein, giving the protein MVGKLSCLILCLGVLCLVSPSARGDLVGHWPFDGNLNDVAGTANGTFSGGQASYEKGRVRQAISFDGVDDYVDIPSPANPSVYTIAAWVRPARTSAAAVITRTDASGPTTSWSHQLRINAVGQFHHYLWVGAERHVSGTTVIVPDTWYHVIIMAENNGPMRIFVNGIEEGTSISTAGTLWATGTRIFVGSNSGHSMGWFQGLVDDLRIYDEALAADQIRKIMRGDAAMSFDAYPEDGTADVPRDMVLAWTPGEFAAAHDVYFGTVFDDVNDASRANPRGVLVSQGQAVATYDPAGVLDFETTYYWRIDEVNAPPTNTIFKGDVWGFTTEPVGYPIANIVATSNGRSEEAAGPQNTVNGSGLDAADQHSTASDDMWLATPGADPLWIQYEFDRVYKLHQMLVWNYNVQFELLLGFGIKNVTVEYSENGTDWASLGDVDLARATAKATYTANTIVDFGGVPVKYVRLNVNSGYGMMGQYGLSEVRFLFIPAQAREPQPAAGATDVEVGTALSWRSGREAVSHEVYLGTDADALTLAGTVGSPVFAPSDLQFGRTYHWRIDEVNEADAVTVWAGEFWSFSTQEYALIDGFETYNDDIDAGTAIFDTWLDGWVNNTGSTVGHLQTPFAERTIVHRGRQAMPLFYDNTNSPFYSEAERTFANTNWSGNGADTLVLYVRGNAPAFAETADGQIIMNAIGSDIWGAADQFRFAYKSLSGNGSIVVRVDSLIRSDEWAKAGVMIRETLEAGSKHAFVAVTPTPSHGVSFQRRPVAAAASANTDVADIAIPHWVKLTRTGNLLTAQQSQDGVNWVNITPATPVEITMAANVYIGLALTSHNTTVSTAAEFSNVTMTGSVTGAWQTAEIGVTQPTGNDSAEPMYVRIEDATGRSATVVNPDEAITLRPSWQEWRVSYGDLAGVNLGRVQKMVIGVGSKTSPRAGGKGVVYVDDIGFGRPAGTR; this is encoded by the coding sequence ATGGTTGGGAAACTCAGTTGTCTGATCCTGTGCTTGGGGGTGTTGTGCTTGGTGAGCCCCTCCGCCCGTGGGGATCTGGTGGGCCACTGGCCTTTCGATGGAAACCTGAACGACGTGGCCGGCACAGCCAACGGGACGTTCAGCGGAGGGCAGGCAAGTTACGAGAAGGGACGGGTCCGTCAAGCGATCTCGTTCGACGGGGTGGACGACTATGTGGACATTCCATCGCCCGCGAATCCCTCGGTCTACACGATTGCGGCGTGGGTCAGGCCGGCCAGGACGAGCGCGGCGGCGGTTATCACGCGGACGGACGCCTCGGGGCCGACCACAAGTTGGTCCCACCAACTGCGAATCAACGCGGTCGGCCAGTTCCACCACTACCTGTGGGTGGGTGCGGAGCGCCACGTGTCCGGCACGACGGTGATCGTTCCGGATACATGGTACCACGTAATCATCATGGCCGAGAACAACGGGCCGATGCGCATCTTCGTCAACGGCATAGAAGAAGGGACGTCCATCAGCACCGCCGGCACGCTCTGGGCCACGGGCACCCGGATCTTCGTCGGGTCCAATTCCGGTCACAGCATGGGCTGGTTCCAGGGCTTGGTGGACGACCTGCGAATCTACGATGAGGCTCTGGCGGCGGACCAGATCCGCAAGATCATGCGTGGTGATGCCGCCATGAGCTTTGACGCGTACCCGGAAGACGGCACCGCAGACGTACCTCGCGACATGGTCCTGGCCTGGACGCCAGGGGAATTCGCGGCGGCACACGACGTGTACTTCGGCACCGTGTTTGATGATGTCAACGATGCGAGCCGGGCCAACCCGAGGGGTGTGCTCGTCAGCCAGGGGCAGGCGGTGGCCACGTACGATCCGGCTGGTGTGCTCGACTTCGAGACGACCTATTACTGGCGCATTGATGAGGTCAACGCGCCGCCGACCAACACCATCTTCAAAGGCGATGTCTGGGGCTTCACAACCGAGCCCGTCGGCTATCCCATTGCCAACATCGTCGCCACCAGCAACGGCCGTTCCGAGGAGGCCGCCGGACCGCAGAACACCGTCAATGGTTCCGGCCTTGATGCCGCCGATCAGCATTCGACCGCCAGCGATGACATGTGGCTGGCCACACCCGGAGCCGACCCCCTGTGGATACAGTATGAGTTCGACCGCGTCTACAAGCTCCACCAGATGCTCGTCTGGAACTACAACGTCCAGTTCGAACTGCTCCTGGGCTTCGGGATCAAGAACGTGACAGTCGAGTACTCCGAGAACGGGACCGATTGGGCGAGTCTGGGCGACGTCGACTTGGCCCGGGCCACCGCCAAAGCGACGTACACGGCCAATACGATCGTCGATTTCGGCGGGGTTCCCGTCAAGTACGTGCGCCTGAATGTCAACAGCGGCTACGGGATGATGGGCCAGTACGGACTCAGCGAGGTCCGCTTCCTGTTCATCCCCGCCCAGGCCCGCGAACCCCAGCCAGCCGCCGGCGCCACCGACGTGGAAGTCGGCACAGCTCTGAGTTGGCGGTCCGGTCGCGAGGCCGTCTCGCACGAGGTGTATCTGGGCACGGACGCAGATGCCTTGACCTTGGCCGGCACGGTTGGCAGCCCCGTGTTCGCTCCGAGTGACCTTCAGTTCGGGCGCACCTATCACTGGCGGATCGACGAAGTCAACGAGGCTGACGCCGTCACGGTATGGGCCGGCGAATTCTGGAGTTTCTCGACGCAGGAGTATGCGTTGATCGACGGGTTCGAGACGTACAACGACGACATCGACGCCGGCACGGCGATCTTCGACACCTGGCTGGATGGCTGGGTCAACAACACCGGCTCGACGGTCGGCCATCTCCAGACGCCTTTCGCCGAGCGAACGATCGTCCACCGTGGCCGTCAGGCCATGCCGCTGTTCTACGACAATACGAACTCGCCGTTCTACTCCGAGGCCGAGCGGACCTTTGCCAATACGAACTGGTCGGGCAACGGCGCCGACACGCTCGTGCTCTACGTCCGCGGCAACGCGCCGGCGTTCGCCGAAACAGCCGATGGACAGATCATCATGAACGCGATCGGCAGCGACATCTGGGGTGCTGCCGATCAGTTCCGCTTTGCCTACAAGAGCCTCAGCGGCAACGGCTCGATCGTGGTGCGGGTCGACAGCCTGATCCGCAGCGACGAATGGGCGAAGGCCGGCGTGATGATTCGCGAGACACTCGAAGCCGGCTCGAAGCATGCCTTCGTAGCCGTGACGCCGACGCCATCCCACGGGGTCTCGTTCCAGCGTCGTCCGGTCGCCGCAGCGGCCAGCGCCAATACGGACGTGGCCGACATCGCGATCCCGCACTGGGTGAAGCTGACCCGGACGGGCAACCTCCTCACGGCCCAGCAGTCGCAAGACGGCGTGAACTGGGTGAACATCACCCCCGCGACACCGGTGGAAATCACGATGGCCGCCAACGTCTACATCGGTCTGGCGTTGACCAGCCACAACACGACCGTCTCGACGGCGGCCGAGTTCTCCAACGTGACCATGACCGGCAGCGTCACGGGCGCCTGGCAGACGGCCGAAATCGGCGTCACCCAGCCGACGGGCAACGACTCGGCCGAGCCGATGTACGTACGGATCGAGGACGCTACGGGCAGGAGCGCCACGGTCGTGAACCCGGATGAAGCGATCACACTGCGCCCATCGTGGCAGGAATGGAGAGTCTCGTACGGCGATCTGGCCGGTGTGAATCTGGGCCGGGTCCAGAAGATGGTGATCGGCGTCGGCAGCAAGACCAGTCCGAGGGCCGGCGGCAAGGGCGTCGTTTACGTCGACGACATCGGGTTCGGCCGACCGGCCGGCACACGATAG
- a CDS encoding ECF-type sigma factor — MTDVTRILNAIERGDAKATDELLPLVYEELRILAAQKLSHESPGQTLQATALVHEAYIRLVGDKPQSWDNHGHFFAAAAEAMRRILVENARRKKCHRHGGGRQRVELDEGAILAPDDVPPDDMLALDEALERLADHNKPMADLVKLRAFAGLTGKQAAEALGISESKACEDLAYARAWLALEIGKGDHSPVA, encoded by the coding sequence ATGACGGATGTGACGCGCATCTTGAACGCCATTGAACGGGGGGACGCGAAGGCTACAGACGAACTGCTCCCTTTGGTCTACGAAGAACTACGTATACTGGCCGCTCAGAAGCTGTCCCATGAGTCGCCCGGGCAGACACTCCAAGCCACCGCCCTGGTGCATGAGGCCTACATCCGCCTGGTGGGAGATAAACCCCAAAGCTGGGACAATCATGGTCATTTCTTTGCCGCCGCGGCGGAGGCGATGCGGCGGATTCTCGTCGAAAATGCCCGACGCAAGAAGTGTCATAGACACGGTGGCGGAAGACAGCGAGTCGAACTGGATGAAGGAGCGATTTTGGCTCCCGACGATGTTCCTCCTGACGACATGCTGGCGCTGGATGAGGCCTTGGAGAGACTTGCAGACCATAACAAGCCGATGGCGGACCTGGTGAAGCTACGAGCCTTTGCCGGATTGACGGGCAAGCAGGCCGCCGAAGCACTGGGCATATCCGAGTCCAAGGCATGTGAAGACCTCGCCTATGCTCGGGCGTGGCTTGCCCTGGAAATAGGCAAGGGCGACCACTCCCCTGTCGCCTGA
- a CDS encoding serine/threonine protein kinase yields the protein MSDQCKDEEAIFKAAVKLRTPPEQEAYIEEVCGDDPALLARLKSLLKAHDKGHAVLDALIQPPGVGIDSPAISEGPGTVIGHYKLLERIGEGGMAVVYMAEQERPIRRKVALKIIKLGMDTRQVIARFEAERQALAMMDHPSIAKVLDAGATETGRPYFVMELVQGVSITEYCDKNNLSTKDRLALFLAVCNAADRPAILHSP from the coding sequence ATGTCCGATCAATGCAAAGACGAAGAGGCCATCTTCAAGGCGGCTGTGAAACTCAGGACTCCTCCCGAGCAGGAGGCCTATATCGAGGAGGTTTGCGGCGATGACCCGGCCCTCCTGGCCAGGCTGAAGTCGCTGCTCAAGGCCCACGACAAGGGACACGCCGTGCTGGACGCATTGATACAACCGCCCGGAGTGGGCATCGATAGTCCTGCCATCTCTGAGGGCCCCGGCACGGTCATCGGCCACTACAAGCTGCTGGAGAGGATTGGCGAGGGGGGGATGGCGGTCGTCTATATGGCCGAGCAGGAGCGGCCGATCCGGCGGAAGGTGGCCCTGAAGATCATCAAGCTCGGGATGGACACCCGGCAGGTGATCGCCCGGTTCGAGGCCGAGCGGCAGGCCCTGGCGATGATGGACCATCCGAGCATCGCCAAGGTGTTGGACGCCGGAGCGACCGAGACCGGCCGGCCGTACTTCGTCATGGAACTGGTCCAGGGCGTCTCAATCACCGAGTACTGCGACAAGAACAACCTCAGCACCAAGGACCGGCTGGCCCTGTTCCTGGCGGTCTGCAACGCCGCAGACAGACCCGCAATACTCCATTCTCCTTGA
- a CDS encoding DUF3987 domain-containing protein, translating into MSNACRETIGIRRRFPSGGKAAVKGSQTGLFVPLDLIAEGPLLIVEGESDLAAALDLGFSAIGRPNCTAMVRMTVEFARLYREVVVVGDNDEPGHRGADAGLAALDDFAVAVEKNLRTGGEFESMRDWAGKLVGAVCRIAGILHGLMHTGSQGLQGQPIDLETTLGAIAIGEYLVPHAQAAFFEMGADPAIDIARKILGLIEEEALSVFSKRDAFNKCRGAVHKVTEMDEPIRLLADHGYIRERQLQRVGSGRKPSPTYEVNPLWLAQNTHNTHNYPLIANSADSAQCAQEVPV; encoded by the coding sequence ATGAGCAATGCCTGCCGAGAGACAATCGGCATCCGACGACGATTCCCGAGCGGCGGCAAGGCCGCTGTGAAAGGCAGTCAAACGGGGTTATTTGTTCCGCTCGACCTGATCGCCGAAGGGCCATTGCTGATCGTCGAGGGCGAATCGGATCTGGCCGCCGCGCTGGATCTGGGGTTCTCCGCAATCGGTCGTCCGAATTGTACGGCGATGGTCCGGATGACCGTTGAGTTCGCTCGTCTATATCGTGAAGTGGTGGTCGTTGGCGATAACGATGAGCCGGGACACAGAGGGGCCGATGCCGGGTTGGCAGCGCTGGATGACTTCGCCGTCGCGGTTGAGAAGAACCTTCGGACTGGCGGCGAGTTCGAATCGATGCGCGATTGGGCTGGAAAGCTCGTGGGCGCGGTGTGCCGGATCGCCGGGATCCTGCATGGCTTGATGCATACCGGCTCGCAGGGTCTCCAAGGTCAGCCAATCGACCTGGAGACCACACTCGGCGCCATAGCCATTGGTGAATATCTGGTCCCACACGCCCAAGCCGCCTTCTTCGAGATGGGGGCTGACCCTGCCATCGACATCGCCCGGAAGATTCTCGGCTTGATAGAGGAAGAGGCGCTCTCAGTGTTCAGCAAACGGGATGCGTTTAACAAATGTCGAGGGGCGGTTCACAAGGTCACTGAGATGGATGAACCGATACGATTGCTTGCGGACCACGGGTACATTCGAGAGCGCCAGTTACAGCGCGTGGGATCAGGGAGAAAACCCAGTCCGACGTATGAGGTGAATCCGCTGTGGCTCGCGCAGAATACGCACAATACGCACAATTACCCTCTCATCGCTAATTCTGCGGATTCTGCGCAATGTGCGCAGGAGGTTCCGGTATGA